The proteins below come from a single Gossypium raimondii isolate GPD5lz chromosome 2, ASM2569854v1, whole genome shotgun sequence genomic window:
- the LOC105788420 gene encoding geranylgeranyl diphosphate reductase, chloroplastic: MSSIAFKPFHGLRRSSAVPSHTSTTTTLSKPAVKFHVSAAKTSPKLSNRNLRVAIIGGGPAGGSAAETLAKAGIETFLIERKLDNCKPCGGAIPLCMVGEFDLPLDIIDRRVTKMKMISPSNIAVDIGQTLKPHEYIGMVRREVLDAYLRDRAKENGANVINGLFLKMDMPKHWDEPYVLHYTEYDGKKGAMGAKATLEVDAVIGADGANSRVAKAINAGDYDYAIAFQERIKIPDDKMVYYENLAEMYVGDDVSPDFYGWVFPKCDHVAVGTGTVTHKNDIKKFQLATRNRAKDKILGGKIIRVEAHPIPEHPRPRRLSGRVALVGDAAGYVTKCSGEGIYFAAKSGRMCAEAIVEGSQNGKKMVDEGDLRKYLEKWDKKYWPTYKVLDVLQKVFYRSNPAREAFVEMCADEYVQKMTFDSYLYKTVAPGNPLEDLKLAVNTIGSLVRANALRKEMEKLNV, translated from the exons ATGAGCTCCATTGCTTTCAAGCCCTTCCACGGCCTCCGCCGTAGCTCCGCCGTCCCCAGCCACACTTCCACTACCACCACCCTTTCCAAACCTGCTGTCAAATTCCATGTCTCAGCCGCCAAAACTTCTCCAAAACTAAGCAACCGCAACCTCAGGGTAGCCATCATAGGGGGTGGTCCGGCAGGAGGCTCAGCCGCCGAAACTCTCGCGAAGGCTGGCATAGAAACGTTCCTAATCGAACGAAAACTGGACAACTGCAAACCTTGCGGCGGAGCCATCCCGCTTTGCATGGTGGGTGAATTTGACTTGCCGTTGGATATCATCGACCGGCGAGTCACCAAAATGAAGATGATTTCGCCCTCCAACATTGCCGTCGACATCGGGCAAACGTTGAAACCACATGAATACATTGGGATGGTGAGAAGGGAAGTGCTGGACGCTTACTTGAGAGACAGAGCTAAGGAGAACGGAGCTAACGTTATAAATGGGCTGTTCTTAAAGATGGATATGCCTAAACATTGGGATGAACCCTATGTTTTGCATTACACCGAGTATGATGGGAAGAAAGGAGCTATGGGAGCCAAAGCCACTTTGGAAGTCGATGCTGTGATTGGAGCTGATGGCGCTAACTCTCGTGTTGCTAAAGCCATTAATGCTGGCGATTATGATTACGCCATTGCATTTCAG GAGAGAATCAAAATCCCTGATGACAAAATGGTTTACTACGAGAATCTTGCTGAAATGTACGTAGGAGATGATGTTTCACCGGATTTCTATGGTTGGGTTTTCCCCAAATGCGATCATGTTGCAGTTGGAACCGGGACAGTGACTCACAAGAATGATATCAAGAAGTTCCAGCTAGCCACGAGAAACAGAGCAAAGGACAAGATCCTTGGAGGTAAAATTATACGAGTTGAGGCACACCCAATCCCCGAGCATCCCCGTCCACGCAGGTTATCCGGGAGGGTAGCCTTAGTTGGGGATGCAGCTGGATATGTGACGAAATGCTCGGGTGAAGGTATCTACTTTGCAGCTAAGAGCGGGAGAATGTGTGCAGAGGCGATTGTTGAGGGGTCACAGAATGGGAAGAAGATGGTGGATGAAGGGGACTTGAGGAAGTACTTGGAGAAGTGGGACAAGAAATACTGGCCAACCTACAAGGTATTAGATGTATTGCAGAAGGTCTTCTACAGATCGAACCCTGCAAGGGAAGCTTTCGTGGAGATGTGCGCGGATGAGTATGTGCAGAAGATGACATTTGACAGTTACTTGTACAAGACAGTGGCACCCGGAAATCCACTGGAGGATCTCAAGTTGGCAGTGAATACCATTGGGAGCTTGGTGAGAGCCAATGCACTGAGGAAGGAAATGGAAAAGTTAAACGTATGA